A single genomic interval of Novosphingobium ginsenosidimutans harbors:
- a CDS encoding (2Fe-2S)-binding protein: MYICVCNAIRDSELRAAARRCPGDPDAVYEALGCRPQCGQCLDEAAELLIEERAKAATEGLQTA; the protein is encoded by the coding sequence ATGTATATCTGCGTCTGCAATGCCATCCGCGATAGCGAACTGCGCGCAGCCGCGCGCCGCTGCCCGGGCGATCCCGATGCCGTTTACGAAGCGCTGGGTTGCCGCCCGCAATGTGGCCAATGCCTTGACGAGGCGGCCGAACTGCTGATCGAGGAACGCGCCAAGGCCGCCACCGAAGGCTTGCAGACCGCCTGA
- a CDS encoding SPOR domain-containing protein: MGQKNFLIGGLGGAAIALASPILADTRAGVDAWTRGNFPAAVQAWQVEASKGDADAMFNLGQAYKLGNGVKQDLAMAEALFGRAAALGHIQASDNYGLLLFQRGQRSQALPFIRAAADRGDPRAQYLLGIGHFNGDIVPKDWVRAYALVSLAQQAGLTLASSTLSQMDEQVPMAQRQQAVELAAELRSEADATRARQMAAAELGATVPSDLGPVAASAASRVVVDSPATAGADYARPLSARSATLGQRVPAAVAAALPARESVKVAPAPAPAPVEAAALTGSWRVQLGAFGQPANADALWNRLKANPALAGKPRLNIKAGTVIKLQAGGFASEAAARAACQSLTAGGQTCIAVKG; this comes from the coding sequence ATGGGTCAAAAGAATTTTCTCATCGGCGGGCTTGGCGGCGCTGCAATCGCGCTGGCCAGCCCGATTCTGGCCGATACCCGCGCGGGTGTCGACGCCTGGACTCGAGGGAACTTTCCAGCCGCGGTCCAGGCCTGGCAGGTCGAGGCAAGCAAGGGCGATGCCGATGCCATGTTCAACCTGGGACAGGCCTACAAGCTGGGTAACGGCGTGAAGCAAGACCTGGCCATGGCCGAAGCCTTGTTCGGACGGGCGGCAGCACTGGGCCATATCCAGGCCAGCGACAATTATGGGCTGCTGCTGTTCCAGCGCGGCCAGCGTTCACAGGCCCTGCCCTTTATCCGCGCCGCTGCCGATCGCGGGGATCCGCGCGCGCAGTACCTGCTGGGGATCGGTCACTTCAATGGCGATATCGTGCCCAAGGACTGGGTCCGTGCTTATGCCCTGGTCAGCCTGGCCCAGCAGGCGGGTCTGACCCTGGCCAGCAGCACGCTGAGCCAGATGGACGAGCAGGTACCGATGGCCCAGCGTCAGCAGGCGGTGGAACTGGCCGCCGAACTGCGCAGCGAGGCCGATGCGACGCGCGCGCGGCAGATGGCCGCCGCCGAACTTGGTGCCACGGTCCCGTCTGACCTTGGGCCAGTCGCCGCCAGCGCCGCAAGCCGCGTGGTGGTTGACAGCCCGGCCACCGCCGGGGCGGACTATGCCCGGCCGCTTTCGGCACGGTCGGCCACCCTGGGCCAGCGCGTTCCGGCCGCGGTCGCCGCCGCTCTGCCCGCCCGGGAATCGGTCAAGGTGGCCCCTGCTCCCGCGCCTGCACCCGTCGAGGCGGCCGCTTTAACCGGATCGTGGCGCGTCCAGCTCGGCGCCTTTGGCCAGCCGGCCAATGCCGATGCGCTCTGGAACCGGCTCAAGGCCAATCCGGCTCTGGCCGGCAAGCCTCGCCTGAACATCAAGGCCGGGACGGTGATCAAGCTTCAGGCCGGTGGCTTTGCCAGCGAGGCCGCCGCCCGCGCTGCCTGCCAAAGTCTGACCGCCGGCGGCCAGACCTGCATCGCGGTCAAAGGCTGA
- the der gene encoding ribosome biogenesis GTPase Der translates to MKLPQVIIIGRPNVGKSTLWNRLVGKKLALVDDQPGVTRDRRFGEAHLLGLDFTIVDTAGWEDEDENTLPGRMRQQTEAALVGADVALFVIDARAGLTPLDEEIARHLRQCDVPIVLVANKAEGKTGDHGIYEAFSLGLGDPVPLSAEHGQGMADLFEALLPHLNERQLEMDAEAAIAAELDDEEEYDPKAILKLAIVGRPNAGKSTLINRFLQEDRLLTGPEAGITRDSIAIDWNWHDSASGEDRPVRLIDTAGMRKKALVVDKLEKLAVADARHAIDFAEVVVLLLDATRGLEHQDLKIASMVLEEGRALMIAINKWDVAEDASGLFNGIRKALDDGLSQVKGLPLLAVSARTGKGLDDLIRAAFELRDAWSRRVPTAALNRWFDDALAKNPPPAPGGRRIKLRYITQAKTRPPGFVLFGTRLDELPASYQRYLVNGLRRELGFDAVPVRLMLRSPKNPFAKK, encoded by the coding sequence GTGAAACTCCCCCAGGTCATCATCATCGGGCGCCCGAACGTCGGCAAGTCCACGCTGTGGAACCGACTGGTCGGCAAGAAGCTCGCGCTGGTCGACGATCAGCCGGGGGTCACGCGCGACCGCCGCTTTGGCGAGGCGCACCTGCTGGGCCTCGATTTCACCATCGTCGATACCGCCGGCTGGGAGGATGAGGACGAGAATACGCTACCGGGCCGGATGCGCCAGCAGACCGAGGCGGCGCTGGTTGGTGCGGACGTGGCGCTGTTCGTGATTGATGCCCGCGCCGGACTGACCCCGCTCGACGAGGAAATTGCCCGGCACCTGCGGCAATGCGACGTGCCGATCGTGCTGGTGGCCAACAAGGCCGAAGGCAAGACCGGCGATCACGGGATTTACGAAGCGTTCTCGCTGGGCCTCGGCGATCCGGTCCCGCTCTCGGCTGAACACGGCCAGGGCATGGCCGATCTGTTCGAGGCGCTATTGCCGCATCTCAATGAGCGCCAGCTTGAGATGGACGCCGAGGCGGCGATTGCGGCCGAGCTGGACGACGAGGAGGAATACGACCCCAAGGCGATCCTCAAGCTCGCCATCGTCGGGCGCCCCAATGCCGGCAAGTCGACCCTGATCAACCGCTTCCTGCAGGAAGACCGGCTGCTGACCGGACCCGAGGCCGGGATCACCCGCGATTCGATCGCGATCGACTGGAACTGGCACGATTCCGCCAGCGGCGAGGACCGGCCGGTGCGCCTGATCGATACCGCCGGAATGCGCAAGAAGGCGCTGGTGGTCGACAAGCTGGAAAAGCTGGCCGTCGCTGATGCGCGCCACGCGATCGACTTTGCCGAAGTGGTCGTGCTGCTTCTGGATGCCACCCGCGGGCTGGAGCACCAGGACCTCAAGATCGCCAGCATGGTGCTGGAAGAGGGCCGGGCGCTGATGATCGCGATCAACAAGTGGGACGTGGCCGAGGATGCCTCGGGCCTGTTTAACGGGATCCGCAAGGCGCTTGATGACGGCCTCAGCCAGGTCAAGGGCTTGCCGCTGCTGGCGGTTTCGGCCCGTACCGGCAAGGGCCTCGATGACCTGATCCGCGCCGCCTTCGAACTGCGCGATGCCTGGTCGCGGCGTGTGCCGACTGCCGCGCTCAACCGCTGGTTTGACGATGCCCTGGCCAAGAACCCGCCGCCCGCGCCCGGCGGACGCCGGATCAAGCTGCGTTATATCACCCAGGCCAAGACCCGCCCGCCCGGCTTCGTGCTGTTCGGGACGCGGCTGGATGAACTGCCGGCCAGCTATCAACGCTATCTGGTCAATGGGCTGCGGCGTGAGCTGGGTTTTGATGCCGTGCCGGTGCGGCTGATGCTGCGCAGCCCGAAGAACCCCTTCGCCAAAAAGTAG
- a CDS encoding CHAP domain-containing protein, whose amino-acid sequence MPLLRSLLPAALLLALAAGPAHARAIDIDDRDAGGAAVDDLPPYLQCVPYARQVSGIQIFGDAHTWWDQAEGRYARGYKPKVGAVMAFRPNGTSRLGHVAAVSKVIDSRTVLIRHANWSPINGRRGQIEDNVRAIDVSEDNDWSAVRVWYGPSQALGATHWPLAGFIYASKPKKNERLLRESTLAKADKSAKASKGELAARDEDPIAAIIKRELGI is encoded by the coding sequence ATGCCTTTGCTCCGCTCGCTCCTGCCCGCCGCGCTGTTGCTTGCCCTGGCCGCTGGCCCGGCCCATGCGCGTGCGATCGATATCGATGATCGCGATGCCGGCGGCGCAGCGGTGGATGACCTTCCGCCCTACCTGCAATGCGTGCCCTATGCTCGGCAGGTTTCCGGCATCCAGATCTTTGGCGATGCCCACACCTGGTGGGACCAGGCCGAGGGCCGCTACGCCCGTGGCTACAAGCCCAAGGTCGGCGCGGTGATGGCCTTCCGCCCCAATGGCACTTCGCGCCTCGGCCACGTTGCCGCGGTCAGCAAGGTGATCGACTCGCGCACGGTATTGATCCGGCACGCCAACTGGAGCCCGATCAACGGCCGCCGCGGCCAGATCGAGGACAATGTCCGCGCGATCGATGTCTCGGAAGACAACGACTGGAGCGCTGTTCGCGTGTGGTACGGCCCGAGCCAGGCACTGGGCGCGACCCACTGGCCACTGGCCGGCTTCATCTATGCCAGTAAGCCCAAGAAGAACGAGCGCCTGCTGCGCGAGTCCACCCTTGCCAAGGCTGACAAGTCGGCAAAGGCCTCCAAGGGCGAGCTCGCGGCCCGCGATGAAGATCCCATCGCGGCCATCATCAAGCGCGAGCTGGGAATTTAG
- the bfr gene encoding bacterioferritin, whose protein sequence is MKGDKTVIEYLNKVLFNELTAVNQYWLHYRMLDNWGIKKLAEHERHESIDEMKHADQVAERILFLEGLPNFQNMGKLRIGENVEEILKADLALEHDAIPDLRAAIAHCETVHDFVSRDLFRSILASEEEHVDFLETQFEMIARMGLQNYIQLQSEPAGS, encoded by the coding sequence GTGAAGGGCGATAAAACGGTTATCGAGTACCTCAACAAGGTCCTGTTCAACGAGCTGACTGCGGTCAACCAGTACTGGCTGCACTACCGCATGCTCGACAACTGGGGGATCAAGAAACTCGCCGAGCATGAACGCCACGAATCGATCGACGAGATGAAGCATGCCGACCAGGTGGCCGAACGGATCCTGTTCCTGGAAGGGCTGCCGAACTTCCAGAACATGGGCAAGCTGCGGATTGGTGAGAATGTCGAGGAAATCCTCAAGGCCGACCTGGCACTTGAGCATGATGCGATCCCTGACCTGCGCGCCGCGATTGCGCACTGCGAAACGGTCCACGATTTCGTCAGCCGCGACCTGTTCCGCTCGATCCTCGCCAGCGAGGAAGAGCATGTCGATTTCCTCGAAACCCAGTTCGAGATGATCGCGCGGATGGGCCTGCAGAACTATATCCAGCTGCAAAGCGAACCAGCGGGCAGCTAA
- a CDS encoding DUF3297 family protein, producing MSEETPAAPEATGAAGPDVPPDRLAISPRSPHFNQDVLMRGVGIRFKGVVRTNIEEYSISEGWVRVQAGKTMDRHGQPLTLKLNGPVEAWFEDLGDNPPVAKA from the coding sequence ATGAGCGAAGAAACCCCCGCAGCCCCTGAGGCCACTGGCGCCGCCGGCCCCGACGTGCCGCCCGATCGCCTCGCGATCAGCCCGCGCAGCCCACATTTCAACCAGGACGTGCTGATGCGCGGCGTGGGTATCCGCTTCAAGGGTGTAGTCCGCACCAATATCGAGGAATACTCGATCTCCGAAGGCTGGGTGCGGGTGCAGGCCGGCAAGACCATGGACCGCCACGGCCAGCCGCTGACGCTGAAGCTCAACGGCCCGGTCGAAGCCTGGTTTGAGGACCTGGGCGACAATCCGCCGGTGGCTAAGGCCTAA
- a CDS encoding PilZ domain-containing protein → MLPTDETPEDAPRVLIERKDPRRPIKTEALIRNITQGHIGGHLLDISEHGCKIDLFNTSARPGQFVTIKLDNMESWTGRVRWVNDRIVGVEFDRALHSAVVDHLSRSRMSVQFA, encoded by the coding sequence ATGCTGCCGACCGATGAAACGCCCGAGGACGCCCCTAGGGTACTGATAGAACGTAAAGACCCGCGTCGACCCATCAAGACCGAAGCACTCATTCGGAACATCACGCAGGGTCATATCGGCGGCCATTTGCTGGATATCTCAGAGCATGGCTGCAAGATCGATCTGTTCAACACATCTGCCAGACCCGGACAGTTCGTCACCATCAAACTTGACAATATGGAATCGTGGACCGGCCGAGTCCGCTGGGTCAATGACCGGATTGTCGGAGTAGAGTTCGACCGCGCCCTCCATTCGGCCGTGGTTGATCACCTGAGCCGATCTCGCATGAGCGTTCAATTTGCCTGA
- a CDS encoding sensor histidine kinase — MAITVMCTVLLFIRAEFAGLVRPGLLNPWLAYMYGCVAFLSGTFVSSTIPKVRRARGRLFWLRMGQVSSIAFCIGIATSVWILMPPADDVLRFLMVLLCMWFIAMVIILNADLVSVFGSIAVVGSMTVFTLVYRLPYALPLAGFLVMEGVALVLIRQQIWRAAATLEAALTLVRSERDAKTRFIASASHDLQQPLMAASLYFEHAISSADGPAREAAVAGAQQAFASTRALLQGMLEHLRLESGAERARIERADLGAIVRDAVIEQSALAIAAQIQLITVPTRQIGLCDPRLVSRILSNLVCNAIQHSGGTRVLIGVTRRNGQVQLWVIDDGLGLLDADTDRVFEDYVQGNRSDSSPGGFGLGLASARRMAELMNGSLELDRRWRSGAAFVLTLNASST; from the coding sequence GTGGCAATTACGGTGATGTGCACCGTGCTGCTATTCATCAGGGCCGAGTTTGCCGGGCTGGTTAGGCCTGGCCTGCTCAATCCCTGGTTGGCCTATATGTACGGCTGCGTCGCCTTTCTGTCTGGCACCTTTGTCAGCTCCACGATCCCGAAAGTTCGGCGGGCACGGGGCCGCCTGTTCTGGTTGAGAATGGGGCAGGTTTCATCGATCGCATTCTGTATCGGCATCGCGACAAGCGTCTGGATTCTGATGCCGCCGGCAGACGATGTGCTGCGTTTTCTGATGGTCCTACTGTGCATGTGGTTCATTGCCATGGTGATCATCCTCAATGCCGATCTCGTCTCGGTTTTCGGATCGATCGCGGTGGTTGGATCGATGACCGTGTTCACCCTGGTTTACAGACTGCCTTACGCGCTGCCTTTGGCGGGATTTCTGGTCATGGAAGGCGTGGCACTCGTGCTGATCCGCCAGCAGATCTGGCGCGCAGCAGCAACGCTTGAAGCCGCCTTAACGCTGGTTCGGAGCGAGCGTGATGCCAAGACCCGCTTCATCGCTTCGGCTTCCCACGATCTGCAGCAGCCGCTGATGGCTGCCAGCTTGTATTTCGAGCACGCGATAAGCAGCGCCGACGGGCCCGCGCGTGAGGCGGCAGTGGCTGGAGCCCAGCAAGCCTTCGCTTCAACCCGGGCCCTGCTTCAGGGGATGCTGGAGCATCTGCGTCTTGAATCCGGCGCGGAACGCGCTCGTATTGAAAGAGCTGATCTGGGTGCAATTGTTCGGGACGCCGTTATCGAACAAAGTGCTTTGGCGATTGCCGCACAGATTCAGCTCATAACTGTTCCTACCCGCCAGATCGGTCTTTGCGACCCTCGCCTGGTTTCCCGGATCCTCAGCAACCTAGTCTGCAACGCGATCCAGCACTCGGGCGGAACCCGGGTACTGATTGGCGTCACGCGGCGGAATGGCCAGGTCCAGCTGTGGGTCATCGATGATGGCCTTGGGCTGCTCGACGCCGACACAGACCGTGTGTTTGAGGACTATGTCCAGGGCAATCGATCAGATTCGAGCCCGGGTGGCTTCGGACTTGGGCTTGCCTCGGCTCGGCGCATGGCAGAGCTGATGAATGGCTCACTCGAGTTAGACCGGCGCTGGCGCAGCGGTGCTGCCTTTGTCTTGACCTTGAATGCCTCCTCTACCTGA
- a CDS encoding PilZ domain-containing protein: MPSADDALMGRPRIIVDRTDLRRPLKAEARIRNVESGQFGGRLIDISEHGCKIELFDIEASVGQKITIKLENLEVWIGFVMWVRGSSIGVSFERPMHSAVVDHLSRSHPSFELR; this comes from the coding sequence ATGCCATCTGCCGATGATGCCTTGATGGGACGTCCCCGGATTATCGTGGACCGGACCGATCTGCGCCGGCCATTGAAGGCTGAAGCCAGGATTCGGAATGTCGAAAGCGGGCAGTTCGGCGGCCGGCTGATCGATATCTCGGAGCATGGCTGCAAGATTGAACTGTTTGATATCGAAGCCTCGGTTGGCCAGAAGATCACGATCAAACTGGAGAACCTTGAGGTCTGGATCGGCTTCGTAATGTGGGTCAGGGGATCCTCGATCGGGGTCAGCTTCGAGCGGCCGATGCATTCAGCCGTCGTAGACCACCTCAGCCGGTCACACCCCTCGTTCGAGCTGCGCTAG
- a CDS encoding outer membrane protein, protein MRAFFRTVAATAIASSMATAAQAADADDKGLYVAVNVGSASLSDPTITYYDVGGTFGGAGPTDTANASLDTKSATTFGGTIGYDFGTIRTDLEIQYGRHNISSLTLIGLNGTATTLSAAERADVCDYLEADTCGGTGNTFTIPGSRVRQLSAMGNLWLDLPIGGSIVPYAGGGLGISGFEVDGEGKGKFAWQLGAGVAVQLSSAFAITADYRHREVSNTEIAYDNASGFRVSKLKTDSVQVGLRVMF, encoded by the coding sequence ATGAGGGCATTTTTTAGAACTGTCGCGGCGACGGCGATTGCATCCAGCATGGCCACGGCCGCCCAGGCCGCAGATGCGGATGACAAGGGGCTCTATGTCGCGGTCAATGTCGGCAGTGCAAGTCTCAGCGATCCTACGATCACCTACTATGACGTTGGTGGGACTTTCGGAGGCGCCGGCCCAACTGATACTGCCAATGCTTCGTTGGACACCAAGAGTGCCACAACATTTGGCGGCACGATCGGTTATGACTTTGGCACGATCCGCACCGATCTCGAGATCCAGTACGGCCGGCACAACATCAGCAGCCTGACCCTGATCGGTTTGAACGGCACGGCTACCACTCTTTCAGCAGCCGAACGGGCCGATGTGTGCGACTATCTTGAAGCAGACACTTGCGGTGGCACCGGCAATACCTTTACGATTCCCGGTTCGCGTGTCCGCCAGTTGTCCGCGATGGGCAATCTTTGGCTCGACCTGCCGATCGGCGGCAGCATCGTTCCCTATGCGGGTGGCGGTCTGGGCATCAGCGGATTCGAAGTTGACGGAGAGGGCAAGGGCAAGTTCGCCTGGCAGCTGGGCGCTGGTGTCGCGGTCCAGCTATCCTCAGCCTTCGCCATTACCGCTGACTATCGGCACCGCGAGGTTTCCAACACCGAAATCGCTTACGATAACGCGAGCGGGTTCCGCGTTAGCAAGCTCAAGACCGACAGTGTTCAAGTCGGATTGCGCGTTATGTTCTGA
- a CDS encoding LuxR C-terminal-related transcriptional regulator — MGGDAPRWLICDDHPLVLGAMAQTILHRWPDVIIDRAGSFDEAEALCELDPALVLTDLAMPGATPLNGIARIRRRLPNARIIVLTGLIDDDLLLSLVNLPVEGFISKAESGAVVQAAIELVVAGGHYFPPRIAQLASNIARTGPASASRITPRQHEVIKLLASGHSNKEIAKLLGLSPATVKTHVAQVMANVGANNRAEAAARAVALGLT; from the coding sequence ATGGGAGGCGATGCTCCTCGTTGGCTGATCTGTGATGATCACCCCCTGGTGCTGGGCGCGATGGCACAAACCATCCTGCACCGCTGGCCAGACGTCATCATCGACCGCGCGGGTTCGTTCGACGAAGCTGAAGCGCTGTGTGAACTAGACCCTGCGTTGGTGCTGACCGATCTTGCAATGCCCGGTGCAACGCCGCTTAACGGCATTGCCCGGATTCGCCGCCGTCTTCCAAACGCCCGGATCATTGTTTTGACCGGTCTGATCGATGATGATCTCTTGCTAAGTCTTGTCAATTTGCCGGTCGAAGGGTTCATCTCAAAAGCTGAATCAGGAGCGGTTGTGCAAGCTGCAATCGAGCTCGTGGTTGCGGGCGGCCATTACTTTCCGCCAAGGATCGCTCAACTCGCCAGCAATATTGCCAGAACCGGACCGGCGAGTGCCAGCCGGATCACGCCCCGCCAGCATGAGGTCATCAAGCTTTTGGCGTCAGGCCATTCAAACAAAGAAATTGCCAAGCTGCTTGGCCTCTCGCCAGCAACGGTCAAAACCCATGTGGCGCAAGTCATGGCTAACGTCGGCGCCAACAACCGTGCCGAAGCAGCCGCGCGCGCAGTTGCGCTGGGCCTGACCTAA
- a CDS encoding heme NO-binding domain-containing protein translates to MKGIIFNLLEEVVCEHHGDAVWDDLLEAAESDGIYTSLGSYPDAQLVALVEAASQLTGTPVRSLLHWFGVQALPKLAQRYPKFFDDAPDARSLILSVNTIIHPEVRKLYSGASCPHFHFVEAPGTLSLGYTSPRKLCDLAHGFVEGVAAHYNETITLEQPSCMHDGAAVCQLVATWH, encoded by the coding sequence GTGAAGGGCATAATCTTCAATTTGCTCGAAGAGGTTGTGTGTGAGCACCACGGGGATGCAGTCTGGGATGACCTGCTAGAGGCAGCGGAAAGTGATGGGATATACACATCGCTGGGAAGCTATCCCGACGCTCAATTGGTTGCGCTCGTCGAGGCAGCATCCCAGTTAACGGGCACCCCGGTCCGTAGCTTGCTGCACTGGTTCGGGGTGCAGGCGCTGCCCAAACTGGCGCAGCGCTATCCGAAATTCTTCGATGACGCGCCCGACGCGCGCAGTCTCATCCTGTCCGTCAACACCATCATCCACCCTGAAGTCCGCAAGCTGTACTCAGGCGCGTCCTGTCCGCATTTCCATTTTGTCGAGGCGCCCGGAACATTAAGCCTCGGATATACCTCCCCTCGCAAGCTCTGCGACCTCGCCCATGGTTTTGTCGAAGGGGTGGCTGCCCACTATAATGAAACCATCACCCTCGAGCAGCCAAGCTGCATGCACGATGGTGCCGCTGTGTGTCAGCTAGTTGCAACCTGGCACTGA
- a CDS encoding DUF418 domain-containing protein encodes MPGSAAPDRIAALDLVRGIAVLGILTINVAAFAGGSSAVLSPGLHGPASATDAVTFTAGLILFEGKMRGLFTLLFGASMLLFVDRRDAAGEDGGLRQLRRLGWLLLIGYAHQLLLWSGDILMLYAMVAPLALALRHLPVRRLIVLALAFFMLWHGAFTLTGWSSFTAVEAVRAGTADPQTRAAVLAQADAIAGEARNEVAILLQPYPTMLAERFGDSLTLPFLVTLLSLGETVPLMLLGMALYRSGFFTGGWPRRWLWQLAAASLALGLPLALIQSWWAWSRGFPPEAMFELLIGPAGPQHLALTLAWAALLVLAAPALLRTWLGERLRAAGRMALSNYLLTSLVMAFCFFGWGLGLAGQVGAAQQWWFVLLGWAVMLAWSKPWLARFRQGPAEWLWRSLTEARYVPFKRLL; translated from the coding sequence ATGCCCGGCAGCGCGGCGCCCGATCGGATCGCCGCGCTGGATCTGGTGCGCGGGATCGCCGTGCTCGGCATCCTGACCATCAACGTGGCCGCCTTTGCCGGCGGCTCTTCGGCCGTGCTCAGCCCAGGCCTGCATGGTCCGGCCAGCGCGACCGATGCGGTGACCTTCACGGCCGGCTTGATTCTGTTCGAAGGCAAGATGCGCGGGCTGTTCACTCTGCTGTTCGGGGCCTCAATGCTGCTGTTCGTCGATCGGCGCGATGCGGCGGGAGAAGACGGCGGCCTGCGCCAGCTCCGGCGGCTCGGGTGGCTGCTCCTGATCGGCTATGCCCACCAGTTGCTGCTGTGGAGCGGCGATATCCTGATGCTTTACGCCATGGTCGCACCGCTGGCGCTGGCGCTGCGGCACTTGCCGGTACGGCGCCTGATTGTGCTGGCGCTAGCTTTCTTCATGCTGTGGCATGGCGCCTTTACCCTGACCGGGTGGTCCAGCTTCACCGCTGTCGAAGCCGTCCGTGCCGGCACCGCTGACCCTCAGACCCGGGCTGCGGTCCTGGCCCAGGCCGATGCGATTGCAGGCGAAGCACGGAACGAAGTCGCAATCCTGCTCCAACCCTATCCGACCATGCTGGCCGAGCGGTTTGGCGATAGCCTGACCCTGCCGTTCCTGGTCACGCTTCTTTCGCTGGGGGAGACCGTGCCCCTGATGCTGCTGGGCATGGCGCTCTATCGCAGCGGGTTCTTTACCGGCGGCTGGCCGCGCCGGTGGTTGTGGCAGCTCGCCGCAGCCAGCCTCGCCCTTGGCCTGCCGCTCGCGCTGATCCAGAGCTGGTGGGCCTGGAGCCGGGGCTTCCCCCCCGAAGCCATGTTCGAACTGCTCATCGGCCCCGCCGGTCCGCAGCACCTGGCTCTGACCCTGGCCTGGGCGGCGCTGCTGGTTCTGGCCGCCCCGGCCCTGCTGCGAACCTGGCTGGGCGAACGGCTGCGCGCCGCCGGGCGAATGGCGCTCAGCAATTACCTGCTGACCTCGCTGGTCATGGCCTTCTGCTTCTTCGGTTGGGGCCTGGGCCTGGCCGGGCAGGTCGGCGCAGCGCAGCAATGGTGGTTCGTACTACTCGGCTGGGCGGTGATGCTGGCGTGGAGCAAGCCCTGGCTGGCGCGCTTCCGCCAGGGGCCGGCCGAGTGGCTGTGGCGCTCGTTGACCGAGGCTCGCTACGTGCCGTTCAAGCGCCTCTTGTGA
- a CDS encoding GAF domain-containing protein, with amino-acid sequence MSAQPDASQFELSAQQRCERLERRLERERQIRLKSEAIAERGLREAYLATQRFELLCRIADAANCSTDPMESLQFAIAEILRTYDWDFAHVLLVDRRDEDVRLIGTELWHAPQPDKMFAFAELSNRFVAWPCSSIPGKLLIDKAAVWTADLTANYGCRRSEEAARCNLRSSYSVPILQGQELVAAMEFFARSEVKPDPQLLETLTQIGT; translated from the coding sequence ATGAGCGCGCAGCCCGACGCTTCGCAATTTGAGCTGTCGGCACAGCAACGCTGTGAACGGCTGGAGCGGCGGCTGGAGCGGGAGCGACAGATCCGGCTAAAGTCAGAGGCCATCGCAGAACGTGGTCTACGAGAAGCATACCTAGCGACCCAACGTTTCGAGCTGCTCTGCAGGATTGCCGATGCTGCCAACTGCAGCACTGACCCAATGGAGTCGCTCCAATTTGCAATTGCCGAGATCCTGAGGACATATGACTGGGACTTTGCCCATGTCCTTCTGGTCGATCGCCGCGACGAGGACGTCCGCCTTATAGGAACGGAACTCTGGCATGCCCCGCAACCAGACAAGATGTTCGCTTTTGCAGAGCTTTCCAATCGCTTCGTCGCTTGGCCGTGCTCGTCCATCCCCGGCAAGCTGCTGATCGACAAGGCTGCAGTGTGGACCGCCGACTTGACGGCGAACTATGGCTGCCGGCGTAGTGAAGAGGCAGCGCGGTGCAACCTCCGCTCGAGCTATTCCGTCCCGATCCTCCAGGGGCAGGAATTGGTCGCGGCGATGGAGTTTTTTGCCCGTTCCGAGGTCAAGCCTGACCCCCAGCTCCTGGAAACTCTCACCCAGATCGGAACGTAA